Proteins co-encoded in one Setaria viridis chromosome 9, Setaria_viridis_v4.0, whole genome shotgun sequence genomic window:
- the LOC117835757 gene encoding LOW QUALITY PROTEIN: protein IN2-1 homolog B (The sequence of the model RefSeq protein was modified relative to this genomic sequence to represent the inferred CDS: substituted 2 bases at 2 genomic stop codons) — protein MEALPPTLTSACEQPPLDDGTTRLYMSYVCPYAQRAWITGYCXSCPGLQEEIKLVPLDMADKPAWYKRVYPKNQVPSLEDNKKIIGGSLDLIKYIDSNFDGHKLITDDPRKQRFAEELLGYSDAFNRAMLDELRSKGPVTAEAVAALDKIDNSLSKFDDGLFFLGQFSLVDIAYLPFIDGFQIFFAGIKNYDITQGRVHIRVFIEELNKIDAYTQTKQDPXVLLALTKKCRNAAWFGSGYLFLAPVTSNI, from the exons ATGGAAGCACTTCCTCCTACCTTGACATCTGCTTGTGAGCAGCCACCTCTCGACGATGGCACAACCAG ATTGTACATGTCGTACGTTTGCCCTTACGCGCAACGGGCATGGATCACAGGGTATTGCTGATCGTGTCCA GGTTTGCAGGAGGAGATCAAGCTAGTCCCCTTGGACATGGCAGATAAGCCTGCATGGTACAAGAGGGTTTACCCCAAGAACCAG GTGCCATCCTTGGAGGACAACAAAAAGATCATAGGAGGAAGCTTGGATCTGATCAAGTACATAGATAGCAACTTCGACGGCCATAAACTGATCACTGAT GATCCTCGAAAGCAAAGGTTTGCAGAAGAACTGTTGGGATATTCAGATGCTTTCAACAGGGCAATGCTCGACGAACTGAGATCCAAGGGGCCTGTGACTGCTGAAGCTG TTGCTGCTCTGGACAAAATAGATAACTCCCTGTCAAAATTTGATGATGGCCTTTTCTTCCTAGGCCAATTCAGTCTG GTGGACATTGCATATTTACCATTCATCGACGGATTTCAGATATTTTTTGCTGGCATAAAGAATTATGACATCACACAAGGGAGAGTTCATATACGGGTATTCATTGAG GAACTGAACAAGATTGATGCGTATACACAGACAAAGCAGGACCCTTAAGTGCTGCTTGCTCTCACAAAGAAGTGCCGCAAtgcggcctggtttggttccggttacttatttttagcacccgtcacatcaaatatttag